In Chitinophaga oryzae, the sequence TTTCAGTAATAAAGGAATCGACCCAGGCTTTGTTATACACGTTGTCGAGGTATGCATGCCCACCATCGGCACAACAAAACAGCACATTGGGCTTCACAGCCGATTTAGGAAAGTCAAAGCGATGCCTGATGGCATAGTATATAGCACCAGTAGAGCCTCCCGCGAAAATATGCTGTTCCTTCAGCAGCTCATGGCACCCCCTGATGAGGTCCATGTTGGAAATATGCATTACCTGGTCTATCCTGGCATGCTCAATAATCGGGGACCGCAAACTGGAACCGATGCCGGATATATAGCGTTTACGGGGCTCATCCCTGAATATCACAGATCCCTCAACATCGATAGCTACCACCTCCATATTAGGATAATATTCTTTTAGCGCGCAGGAAAGGCCAGTCACTGCACCACCGGAGCTAACGGCCACAAACAGATAATCCAATGAGGGCAACACATCTTTAACCTCTTTGGCCAGCTGATAATACCCTCTGTAATTGGACTCATTACCATACTGGTTTGTCCAGAAGGTATTATCGGATGATGCGCATATCGCCTTGACCGTTTCTATTCTGTTCAGCAGATAGCCTTGTTTTTCGTCCATTTTATCTACTTTTCTGGTATCTACCGACAGCAACCGGAGCATTTGCTCGTAAGTACTATTGATATTAGGGTCTATCACGGCCACAAACGGAAGTTGCAGTGTGTGGCACATATGAGCAAGAGAGATGGCCAGATTACCAGAGCTGGACTCCACGATGGTTGAACCAGCATCTATTTCTTTATTCCTGACGGCATCTTTGAGAATACTGATGGCAGCGCGGTCCTTAATACTTCCGGACATATTGCAAAATTCCAGCTTAGTAAAAAGGTTGATATTATCAACATCCAGTCGCCGAACAGGCGTTAAACCAATCCTGGACTCTAAAGCAGACAATAATGAAAGCATAACAAAGCTTTTATAAGTTAGTTAGAACGCAATAATTCCTTCTCACCAAACAATCTTTCTGCTGTAATTCCTCTTTCCAGACAATGATCTATCAGTTTTCCTGATTCTATAATAGGGTTTGAGTATGCAGTATATTTTATGCTACTGATGAACTTCAGCCACGGCTCCATCCCCATGGCATAGACATACACTTCTTTCGGGTTAAAAACATCTACCAGTTTCATTCCCCGTTCAAAGTTCGATCCGCTTAACCGCCGTGAGTCATCCATGTCCTTCTCAATCCGGGCGTCCAACAGCGGGCCATATATCCATGACAACGGTGCGCCATCGCACTCCATGCCAAGAAACAGCACATCCACATCTTTTACGATACGATGAACATGCTCATATACTTTCTGCTCAAGAATACAGGAATCAGCAGCGAAAATCACAGCAAAGTCACCGATCTTCACGTGATAACAGAGCTTCGACTGAATATCCAGATCAGCATGTTCCCCGAGAAAGGGTAATCCCGTGATGGCGCAGTTGTCCAGGCAGATCCGGTCCATATCATCAATTTCAATAACATTGTCGAACCCGATGTTATTAAACATTAATCTGAGGCTGGGGTCTTGTAACCTGCCTTTGCTGTTCCCCGGCACTACAATATGCCTGATCTTGTGCCGTAAGGGAATCAGGGTCTCAAACAACAAATGGTCCTGATGATTGTGCGTAATAAAAACATAATCAATCGTATCCGGCAGGTCCATGTCCGAAAACCGGGATACTTCCGACTGATATCCATAATAACTGATCAGGGGGTCCACCAGTATCGTCACCTCCTTTGTCTCCACTAAAATGCAGGCATGGCCGAAATAGCGCATCCGGATCTTATCACCGTTATACTTCTGATATACAGGCGGAGCGGCTTTTGTGAAAAAGCTATCGAACAACGCGCGATCCTTCTCATTGAGAGAAAAACGATTTTTTATCTGCTCCAGCGATCCCGGGATACGTTTCATTTTGCTTAACTCATCAATGATGTCACTTTCAAAGGGAAGGTCTGCATGCAGTACGTTGTCATCATTCAGTTTGGGCGTACTCAGGGCAAAGGGCCGGTCATCGTTGTCTGTCACCCATAGTGCAAACGTCTGGGATTTTTTATTATAGAATTCGCTGTTAAAAAGCAACGACTCAAATATTCTGTAAGACGGGTGATTGTCCAGGTCATATACCAGTTCTACATATCCCTGCAATGGTCCGGGAATTTCTTTATACAATTCCGACAGGTTGAATCCTTTTGCTTTGCTTTTGAGCATGGAATTGAGATCCCGGAAAGCTTTATGAAGAACGATACTGTTAGCGGATATTTCTTCAATATGGGATTTAAGTTGCTTAATTTCCGCCACTTTTTCAGTTGGATAGTCCATGAACGGGCCACCCAGCAGCTTTGGATTCTTAGCAGCAGCCGCATGGGTCCTGGGCGCCTGAATATAGGAATCCATAATCTTCAGGTGTTTTTCCACAATATTCATGGCGGCGGTGGCCGGCGAAATCAGGTGTGACCAGGCGTACCATTTATTAAAAAGCGGCTCGATGACCACGTTTGGTTTAAGATATACCAGTTGCTCAGTATCGGACAGCATATAGTGATAATTTTTTCAGAATGATTTCTGCCACCTGATGAGGATGTTCAAACAGAAAAAAATGAGTACCTTCTATTTCGGTTACTTCTGCCGGTGCTGTTGTTTCGTGTTGCCATGCTTGTAATTCCTGCATAGTAATATCATCGTTGGTCCCTGTTATTACACAAACAGGAACATCAAACGGAGGAGTCTGTTCCCAGGAATAAGTTTCTATAGCCTTAAAATCTGCCCGGATAATCGGCTCAAAGAATTCCAGCAACGACGCATCCTCAAAAAACGCTTCAGGCATGCCATTCAGCTCTTTGAGTTTTACAAAAAACTGATCCCGGGGCAGCAGGTGGTATTGCCTGTCGTTTTTATCCGCAGAGGGGCCACCTCTTCCGGATGGGAAAAAACAAAGCGGCATGGGCAGACCGGCAGCATGGATTTTTTTGACAACCAGGTAACCGATGATGGCGCCCATACTATGGCCAAAAACAGCATATGGTTGATACAGCCTGTCTTTGATCTGCTCAAAAACATCATCGCTCATTTCTGCTATCTCAGACAAAAGGGGTTCTTCCATTCTGGCCCCCCGTCCCGGTAATTCGAGGCAACATACATTCAGCTTATCGCCACACAATGTCCTGAACACTTCAAAAGAATATCTGCTTCCGCCGGCAAACGGGATCATAAAAAGGCTGATATCAGGCATGAAATAACCAATAAGCTTGTTTTGCACAAGCA encodes:
- a CDS encoding pyridoxal-phosphate dependent enzyme, whose protein sequence is MLSLLSALESRIGLTPVRRLDVDNINLFTKLEFCNMSGSIKDRAAISILKDAVRNKEIDAGSTIVESSSGNLAISLAHMCHTLQLPFVAVIDPNINSTYEQMLRLLSVDTRKVDKMDEKQGYLLNRIETVKAICASSDNTFWTNQYGNESNYRGYYQLAKEVKDVLPSLDYLFVAVSSGGAVTGLSCALKEYYPNMEVVAIDVEGSVIFRDEPRKRYISGIGSSLRSPIIEHARIDQVMHISNMDLIRGCHELLKEQHIFAGGSTGAIYYAIRHRFDFPKSAVKPNVLFCCADGGHAYLDNVYNKAWVDSFITETEFTATCSI
- a CDS encoding thioesterase II family protein translates to MPDISLFMIPFAGGSRYSFEVFRTLCGDKLNVCCLELPGRGARMEEPLLSEIAEMSDDVFEQIKDRLYQPYAVFGHSMGAIIGYLVVKKIHAAGLPMPLCFFPSGRGGPSADKNDRQYHLLPRDQFFVKLKELNGMPEAFFEDASLLEFFEPIIRADFKAIETYSWEQTPPFDVPVCVITGTNDDITMQELQAWQHETTAPAEVTEIEGTHFFLFEHPHQVAEIILKKLSLYAVRY
- a CDS encoding MBL fold metallo-hydrolase, with the translated sequence MLSDTEQLVYLKPNVVIEPLFNKWYAWSHLISPATAAMNIVEKHLKIMDSYIQAPRTHAAAAKNPKLLGGPFMDYPTEKVAEIKQLKSHIEEISANSIVLHKAFRDLNSMLKSKAKGFNLSELYKEIPGPLQGYVELVYDLDNHPSYRIFESLLFNSEFYNKKSQTFALWVTDNDDRPFALSTPKLNDDNVLHADLPFESDIIDELSKMKRIPGSLEQIKNRFSLNEKDRALFDSFFTKAAPPVYQKYNGDKIRMRYFGHACILVETKEVTILVDPLISYYGYQSEVSRFSDMDLPDTIDYVFITHNHQDHLLFETLIPLRHKIRHIVVPGNSKGRLQDPSLRLMFNNIGFDNVIEIDDMDRICLDNCAITGLPFLGEHADLDIQSKLCYHVKIGDFAVIFAADSCILEQKVYEHVHRIVKDVDVLFLGMECDGAPLSWIYGPLLDARIEKDMDDSRRLSGSNFERGMKLVDVFNPKEVYVYAMGMEPWLKFISSIKYTAYSNPIIESGKLIDHCLERGITAERLFGEKELLRSN